One part of the Ursus arctos isolate Adak ecotype North America unplaced genomic scaffold, UrsArc2.0 scaffold_14, whole genome shotgun sequence genome encodes these proteins:
- the USP19 gene encoding ubiquitin carboxyl-terminal hydrolase 19 isoform X6 yields MSGGASATGPRRGPPGLEEATSKKKQKDRANQESKDGDPRRGSASSREEQAKEELLLDWRQSADEVIVKLRVGAGPLRLEEVDAAFTDTDCVVRLPGGRQWGGVFYAEIESSCTKVQARKGGLLQLALPKKVPLLTWPSLLKKPLGTQEAVPGLRCQENGQEPSPIALEPGPEPRRAKQEARNQKRAQGRGEVGAGAGPGAQAGPSAKRAVHLRRGPEGEGSRDGPGPRGDAPPFLAEAATQAEAEEQLRVPPLNPQTCLLGSEENLALLAGEKTVSARSDPVSPAMARSRDPEKGDRSKEEMAVAADAITLVDEPESMVNLAFVKNDSYEKGPDSVVVHVYVKEIRRDTSRVLFREQDFTLIFQTRDGNFLRLHPGCGPHTIFRWQVKLRNLIEPEQCTFCFTASRIDICLRKRQSQRWGGLEAPAARVGGAKVAVPTGPTPLDSTPPGGAPHPLTGQEEARAVEKEKPKARSEDTGLDGVAARTPMEHVAPKPEPHLASPKPTCMVPPMPHSPVSGDSVEEEEEEEKKVCLPGFTGLVNLGNTCFMNSVIQSLSNTRELRDFFHDRSFEAEINYNNPLGTGGRLAIGFAVLLRALWKGTHHAFQPSKLKAIVASKASQFTGYAQHDAQEFMAFLLDGLHEDLNRIQNKPYTETVDSDGRPDEVVAEEAWQRHKMRNDSFIVDLFQGQYKSKLVCPVCAKVSITFDPFLYLPVPLPQKQKVLPVFYFAREPHSKPIKFLVSISKENSSASEVLESLSQSVHVKPENLRLAEVIKNRFHRVFLPSHSLDTVSPSDTLLCFELLSPELAKERVVVLEVQQRPQVPSVPISKCAACQRKQQSEDEKLKRCTRCYRVGYCNQLCQKTHWPDHKGLCRPENIGYPFLVSVPASRLTYARLAQLLEGYARYSVSVFQPPFQPGRMALESQGPSCTTLLSTSSLEAGDSERDSIQPPELQLVTPVAEGDAGVPRAWAAPDRGPVASTSGVSSEMLAGGPVEVGSLPAGERVSRPEAAVPGYQHPSEAMNAHTPQFFIYKIDASNREQRLEDKGDTPLELGEDCSLALVWRNNERLQEFVLVASKELECAEDPGSAGEAARAGHFTLDQCLNLFTRPEVLAPEEAWYCPQCKQHREASKQLLLWRLPNILIVQLKRFSFRSFIWRDKINDLVEFPVRNLDLSKFCIGQKEEQLPSYDLYAVINHYGGMIGGHYTACARLPNDRSSQRSDVGWRLFDDSTVTTVDESQVVTRYAYVLFYRRRNSPVERPPRAGHSEHHPDLGPAAEAAASQASRIWQELEAEEEPVPEGPVPLGPWGPQDWVGPPPRGPTTPDEGCLRYFVLGTVAALVALVLNVFYPLVSQSRWR; encoded by the exons ATGTCTGGCGGGGCCAGCGCCACGGGCCCAAGGAGAGGTCCCCCAGGATTGGAGGAGGCCACCAGTAAGAAGAAGCAGAAGGATCGAGCAAACCAGGAGAGCAAGGATGGAGATCCTAGAAGAG GGTCAGCGTCCTCTCGGGAGGAGCAGGCCAAAGAGG AGTTGTTGCTTGATTGGAGGCAGAGTGCAGATGAGGTGATTGTCAAGCTGCGTGTGGGAGCAGGTCCCCTGCGCCTAGAGGAAGTGGATGCTGCTTTCACGGACACAGACTGCGTGGTGCGGCTTCCAG GTGGTCGGCAGTGGGGTGGTGTTTTCTATGCCGAAATAGAAAGTTCTTGCACCAAAGTACAAGCCCGTAAAGGTGGCCTCCTGCAGCTGGCACTGCCCAAGAAGGTGCCTCTGCTCACGTGGCCCTCTCTTCTG AAGAAACCTCTAGGAACCCAGGAGGCGGTGCCAGGGCTGCGGTgccaggagaatgggcaggagcCATCTCCCATTGCCCTGGAGCCAGGCCCTGAGCCCCGTCGGGCTAAACAGGAGGCCCGGAACCAGAAGCGGGCCCAGGGCCGTGGTGAGGTAGGCGCAGGGGCTGGCCCCGGGGCCCAGGCAGGGCCCAGCGCCAAGAGGGCTGTGCATCTCCGCAGAGGGCCAGAGGGGGAAGGGTCCAGAGATGGGCCTGGACCCCGGGGTGATGCCCCCCCCTTCTTGGCTGAGGCAGCCACCCAG GCTGAAGCTGAGGAACAGCTCCGGGTACCACCGCTGAACCCCCAGACCTGCCTCTTGGGCTCAGAGGAGAATCTAGCACTCTTGGCAGGAGAGAAGACCGTGTCCGCCAGGAGTGATCCAGTCTCCCCAGCCATGGCCCGGAGCAGAGACCCTGAGAAAGGTGACCGTTCCAAAGAAGAGATGGCAGTGGCAGCAGATGCTATAACCTTGGTGGATG AGCCGGAGTCCATGGTGAACCTGGCATTTGTCAAGAATGACTCATATGAGAAGGGGCCAGATTCAGTGGTGGTGCACGTGTACGTGAAAGAAATCCGCAGGGACACTTCTCGAGTGCTTTTCCGCGAGCAAGACTTCACACTTATCTTCCAGaccag GGATGGAAACTTCTTGAGACTGCACCCGGGCTGTGGGCCCCATACCATCTTCCGTTGGCAGGTGAAGCTCAG GAACCTGATTGAGCCCGAGCAGTGCACCTTCTGCTTCACGGCCTCTCGAATTGACATCTGCCTTCGTAAGCGGCAAAGTCAGCGCTGGGGGGGCCTGGAGGCCCCAGCTGCACGAG TGGGTGGTGCAAAGGTTGCCGTGCCGACAGGTCCAACCCCTCTGGATTCAACCCCACCGGGAGGTGCCCCCCACCCTCTCACAGGCCAGGAAGAAGCTCGGGCTGTGGAGAAGGAAAAACCCAAGGCTCGATCTGAGGACACGGGGCTGGATGGTGTGGCGGCCCGCACCCCCATGGAGCATGTAGCCCCAAAGCCAGAGCCACATCTGGCCTCA CCCAAGCCCACATGTATGGTGCCTCCAATGCCCCACAGCCCTGTGAGTGGAGACagtgtggaggaagaggaggaggaagagaagaaggtgtGTCTGCCAGGCTTCACTGGCCTTGTCAATCTCGGCAACACCTGCTTCATGAACAGTGTCATTCAGTCTCTGTCTAACACTCGGGAGCTCCGGGACTTCTTCCATG ACCGCTCCTTTGAGGCCGAGATCAACTACAACAACCCACTGGGGACTGGTGGGCGTCTGGCCATTGGCTTTGCTGTGCTACTCCGGGCGCTGTGGAAGGGCACCCACCATGCCTTCCAGCCTTCCAAGTTGAAG GCCATTGTGGCGAGCAAGGCCAGCCAGTTCACAGGCTATGCGCAGCATGATGCCCAGGAGTTCATGGCTTTCTTGCTGGATGGGCTGCATGAAGACCTGAATCGCATTCAGAACAAGCCCTACACAGAGACCGTGGACTCGGATGGGCGGCCCGATGAG GTGGTGGCTGAAGAAGCATGGCAGCGGCATAAGATGAGGAATGACTCTTTCATCGTAGACCTGTTTCAGGGCCAGTATAAGTCGAAGCTGGTGTGCCCTGTGTGTGCCAAG GTCTCCATCACTTTCGACCCATTCCTCTACCTGCCGGTGCCCTTGCCACAGAAGCAGAAGGTTCTCCCCGTCTTCTATTTTGCCCGGGAGCCCCACAGCAAGCCCATCAAG TTTCTGGTGAGCATCAGCAAGGAGAATTCCAGCGCAAGTGAAGTGTTGGAGTCCCTCTCTCAGAGTGTGCACGTGAAGCCTGAGAACCTCCGTCTGGCTGAG GTGATTAAAAATCGCTTCCACCGTGTGTTCCTGCCCTCCCACTCATTGGACACTGTGTCCCCATCCGACACGCTCCTCTGCTTTGAGCTGCTATCCCCAGAGTTGGCTAAGGAGCGGGTGGTGGTGCTAGAGGTGCAGCAG CGCCCCCAGGTGCCCAGCGTCCCCATCTCCAAGTGTGCAGCCTGCCAGCGGAAGCAGCAGTCAGAGGATGAGAAGCTGAAGCGCTGTACCCGGTGCTACCGCGTGGGCTACTGCAACCA gctCTGCCAGAAAACCCACTGGCCTGACCACAAGGGTCTCTGCCGCCCTGAGAACATTGGCTACCCATTTCTGGTCAGTGTACCTGCCTCACGTCTCACTTATGCTCGTCTTGCTCAGCTGCTAGAGGGCTACGCCCG GTACTCTGTGAGTGTATTCCAGCCACCCTTCCAGCCTGGCCGCATGGCCTTGGAGTCCCAGGGCCCCAGCTGCACTACGTTGCTCTCCACTAGCTCCCTGGAGGCTGGGGACAGTGAGAGGGACTCGATTCAGCCGCCTGAGCTCCAGTTGGTGACCCCCGTGGCTGAGGGAGACGCAGGGGTCCCACGGGCATGGGCGGCCCCTGACCGGGGCCCTGTGGCCAGCACCAGTGGCGTTTCTTCTGAGATGCTGGCCGGTGGACCTGTTGAAGTTGGTTCCTTGCCTGCTGGTGAGAGGGTGTCTCGGCCCGAAG CTGCTGTGCCCGGATATCAGCACCCAAGTGAAGCCATGAATGCCCACACACCCCagttcttcatctataaaattgacGCATCTAACCGAGAACAGCGGCTAGAGGACAAAG GAGACACCCCCCTGGAGCTGGGTGAGGACTGCAGCCTGGCGCTAGTCTGGCGGAACAACGAGCGCCTGCAGGAGTTCGTGTTGGTAGCGTCCAAGGAGCTGGAGTGTGCTGAGGATCCAGGCTCTGCTGGGGAGGCTGCCCGCGCTGGCCACTTCACTCTGGACCAGTGCCTGAACCTCTTCACCCGGCCTGAGGTGCTGGCACCCGAGGAGGCTTG GTACTGCCCGCAGTGTAAACAACACCGAGAGGCCTCCAAGCAGCTGCTGCTGTGGCGCCTTCCTAACATACTCATTGTGCAGCTCAAGCGCTTCTCCTTTCGGAGTTTCATCTGGCGTGACAAGATCAATGACTTGGTGGAGTTCCCTGTTCG GAACCTGGACCTGAGCAAGTTCTGCATCGGTCAGAAGGAGGAACAGCTGCCTAGCTACGACCTGTACGCCGTCATCAACCACTACGGAGGCATGATCGGCGGCCACTACACCGCCTGTGCGCGCCTGCCCAATGACCGCAGCAGCCAGCGCAGCGACGTGG GCTGGCGCCTGTTTGACGACAGCACGGTGACAACAGTAGACGAGAGCCAGGTCGTGACGCGTTATGCCTATGTACTCTTCTACCGCCGGCGGAACTCTCCTGTGGAGAGGCCCCCCAGGGCAGGTCACTCTGAGCACCACCCAGACCTAGGCCCTGCAGCCGAGGCTGCTGCCAGCCAG GCTTCCCGGATTTGGCAGGAGCTGGAGGCCGAGGAGGAACCGGTACCCGAGGGGCCTGTGCCCCTGGGTCCCTGGGGGCCCCAAGACTGGGTGGGCCCCCCACCACGTGGCCCTACCACACCAGATGAGGGCTGCCTCCGGTACTTTGTTCTGGGCACCGTGGCAGCTTTGGTGGCCCTCGTGCTCAACGTGTTCTATCCTCTGGTATCCCAGAGTCGCTGGAGATGA
- the USP19 gene encoding ubiquitin carboxyl-terminal hydrolase 19 isoform X4: MSGGASATGPRRGPPGLEEATSKKKQKDRANQESKDGDPRRGSASSREEQAKEELLLDWRQSADEVIVKLRVGAGPLRLEEVDAAFTDTDCVVRLPGGRQWGGVFYAEIESSCTKVQARKGGLLQLALPKKVPLLTWPSLLKKPLGTQEAVPGLRCQENGQEPSPIALEPGPEPRRAKQEARNQKRAQGRGEVGAGAGPGAQAGPSAKRAVHLRRGPEGEGSRDGPGPRGDAPPFLAEAATQAEAEEQLRVPPLNPQTCLLGSEENLALLAGEKTVSARSDPVSPAMARSRDPEKGDRSKEEMAVAADAITLVDGKEPESMVNLAFVKNDSYEKGPDSVVVHVYVKEIRRDTSRVLFREQDFTLIFQTRDGNFLRLHPGCGPHTIFRWQVKLRNLIEPEQCTFCFTASRIDICLRKRQSQRWGGLEAPAARVGGAKVAVPTGPTPLDSTPPGGAPHPLTGQEEARAVEKEKPKARSEDTGLDGVAARTPMEHVAPKPEPHLASPKPTCMVPPMPHSPVSGDSVEEEEEEEKKVCLPGFTGLVNLGNTCFMNSVIQSLSNTRELRDFFHDRSFEAEINYNNPLGTGGRLAIGFAVLLRALWKGTHHAFQPSKLKAIVASKASQFTGYAQHDAQEFMAFLLDGLHEDLNRIQNKPYTETVDSDGRPDEVVAEEAWQRHKMRNDSFIVDLFQGQYKSKLVCPVCAKVSITFDPFLYLPVPLPQKQKVLPVFYFAREPHSKPIKFLVSISKENSSASEVLESLSQSVHVKPENLRLAEVIKNRFHRVFLPSHSLDTVSPSDTLLCFELLSPELAKERVVVLEVQQRPQVPSVPISKCAACQRKQQSEDEKLKRCTRCYRVGYCNQLCQKTHWPDHKGLCRPENIGYPFLVSVPASRLTYARLAQLLEGYARYSVSVFQPPFQPGRMALESQGPSCTTLLSTSSLEAGDSERDSIQPPELQLVTPVAEGDAGVPRAWAAPDRGPVASTSGVSSEMLAGGPVEVGSLPAGERVSRPEAAVPGYQHPSEAMNAHTPQFFIYKIDASNREQRLEDKGDTPLELGEDCSLALVWRNNERLQEFVLVASKELECAEDPGSAGEAARAGHFTLDQCLNLFTRPEVLAPEEAWYCPQCKQHREASKQLLLWRLPNILIVQLKRFSFRSFIWRDKINDLVEFPVRNLDLSKFCIGQKEEQLPSYDLYAVINHYGGMIGGHYTACARLPNDRSSQRSDVGWRLFDDSTVTTVDESQVVTRYAYVLFYRRRNSPVERPPRAGHSEHHPDLGPAAEAAASQASRIWQELEAEEEPVPEGPVPLGPWGPQDWVGPPPRGPTTPDEGCLRYFVLGTVAALVALVLNVFYPLVSQSRWR; encoded by the exons ATGTCTGGCGGGGCCAGCGCCACGGGCCCAAGGAGAGGTCCCCCAGGATTGGAGGAGGCCACCAGTAAGAAGAAGCAGAAGGATCGAGCAAACCAGGAGAGCAAGGATGGAGATCCTAGAAGAG GGTCAGCGTCCTCTCGGGAGGAGCAGGCCAAAGAGG AGTTGTTGCTTGATTGGAGGCAGAGTGCAGATGAGGTGATTGTCAAGCTGCGTGTGGGAGCAGGTCCCCTGCGCCTAGAGGAAGTGGATGCTGCTTTCACGGACACAGACTGCGTGGTGCGGCTTCCAG GTGGTCGGCAGTGGGGTGGTGTTTTCTATGCCGAAATAGAAAGTTCTTGCACCAAAGTACAAGCCCGTAAAGGTGGCCTCCTGCAGCTGGCACTGCCCAAGAAGGTGCCTCTGCTCACGTGGCCCTCTCTTCTG AAGAAACCTCTAGGAACCCAGGAGGCGGTGCCAGGGCTGCGGTgccaggagaatgggcaggagcCATCTCCCATTGCCCTGGAGCCAGGCCCTGAGCCCCGTCGGGCTAAACAGGAGGCCCGGAACCAGAAGCGGGCCCAGGGCCGTGGTGAGGTAGGCGCAGGGGCTGGCCCCGGGGCCCAGGCAGGGCCCAGCGCCAAGAGGGCTGTGCATCTCCGCAGAGGGCCAGAGGGGGAAGGGTCCAGAGATGGGCCTGGACCCCGGGGTGATGCCCCCCCCTTCTTGGCTGAGGCAGCCACCCAG GCTGAAGCTGAGGAACAGCTCCGGGTACCACCGCTGAACCCCCAGACCTGCCTCTTGGGCTCAGAGGAGAATCTAGCACTCTTGGCAGGAGAGAAGACCGTGTCCGCCAGGAGTGATCCAGTCTCCCCAGCCATGGCCCGGAGCAGAGACCCTGAGAAAGGTGACCGTTCCAAAGAAGAGATGGCAGTGGCAGCAGATGCTATAACCTTGGTGGATGGTAAAG AGCCGGAGTCCATGGTGAACCTGGCATTTGTCAAGAATGACTCATATGAGAAGGGGCCAGATTCAGTGGTGGTGCACGTGTACGTGAAAGAAATCCGCAGGGACACTTCTCGAGTGCTTTTCCGCGAGCAAGACTTCACACTTATCTTCCAGaccag GGATGGAAACTTCTTGAGACTGCACCCGGGCTGTGGGCCCCATACCATCTTCCGTTGGCAGGTGAAGCTCAG GAACCTGATTGAGCCCGAGCAGTGCACCTTCTGCTTCACGGCCTCTCGAATTGACATCTGCCTTCGTAAGCGGCAAAGTCAGCGCTGGGGGGGCCTGGAGGCCCCAGCTGCACGAG TGGGTGGTGCAAAGGTTGCCGTGCCGACAGGTCCAACCCCTCTGGATTCAACCCCACCGGGAGGTGCCCCCCACCCTCTCACAGGCCAGGAAGAAGCTCGGGCTGTGGAGAAGGAAAAACCCAAGGCTCGATCTGAGGACACGGGGCTGGATGGTGTGGCGGCCCGCACCCCCATGGAGCATGTAGCCCCAAAGCCAGAGCCACATCTGGCCTCA CCCAAGCCCACATGTATGGTGCCTCCAATGCCCCACAGCCCTGTGAGTGGAGACagtgtggaggaagaggaggaggaagagaagaaggtgtGTCTGCCAGGCTTCACTGGCCTTGTCAATCTCGGCAACACCTGCTTCATGAACAGTGTCATTCAGTCTCTGTCTAACACTCGGGAGCTCCGGGACTTCTTCCATG ACCGCTCCTTTGAGGCCGAGATCAACTACAACAACCCACTGGGGACTGGTGGGCGTCTGGCCATTGGCTTTGCTGTGCTACTCCGGGCGCTGTGGAAGGGCACCCACCATGCCTTCCAGCCTTCCAAGTTGAAG GCCATTGTGGCGAGCAAGGCCAGCCAGTTCACAGGCTATGCGCAGCATGATGCCCAGGAGTTCATGGCTTTCTTGCTGGATGGGCTGCATGAAGACCTGAATCGCATTCAGAACAAGCCCTACACAGAGACCGTGGACTCGGATGGGCGGCCCGATGAG GTGGTGGCTGAAGAAGCATGGCAGCGGCATAAGATGAGGAATGACTCTTTCATCGTAGACCTGTTTCAGGGCCAGTATAAGTCGAAGCTGGTGTGCCCTGTGTGTGCCAAG GTCTCCATCACTTTCGACCCATTCCTCTACCTGCCGGTGCCCTTGCCACAGAAGCAGAAGGTTCTCCCCGTCTTCTATTTTGCCCGGGAGCCCCACAGCAAGCCCATCAAG TTTCTGGTGAGCATCAGCAAGGAGAATTCCAGCGCAAGTGAAGTGTTGGAGTCCCTCTCTCAGAGTGTGCACGTGAAGCCTGAGAACCTCCGTCTGGCTGAG GTGATTAAAAATCGCTTCCACCGTGTGTTCCTGCCCTCCCACTCATTGGACACTGTGTCCCCATCCGACACGCTCCTCTGCTTTGAGCTGCTATCCCCAGAGTTGGCTAAGGAGCGGGTGGTGGTGCTAGAGGTGCAGCAG CGCCCCCAGGTGCCCAGCGTCCCCATCTCCAAGTGTGCAGCCTGCCAGCGGAAGCAGCAGTCAGAGGATGAGAAGCTGAAGCGCTGTACCCGGTGCTACCGCGTGGGCTACTGCAACCA gctCTGCCAGAAAACCCACTGGCCTGACCACAAGGGTCTCTGCCGCCCTGAGAACATTGGCTACCCATTTCTGGTCAGTGTACCTGCCTCACGTCTCACTTATGCTCGTCTTGCTCAGCTGCTAGAGGGCTACGCCCG GTACTCTGTGAGTGTATTCCAGCCACCCTTCCAGCCTGGCCGCATGGCCTTGGAGTCCCAGGGCCCCAGCTGCACTACGTTGCTCTCCACTAGCTCCCTGGAGGCTGGGGACAGTGAGAGGGACTCGATTCAGCCGCCTGAGCTCCAGTTGGTGACCCCCGTGGCTGAGGGAGACGCAGGGGTCCCACGGGCATGGGCGGCCCCTGACCGGGGCCCTGTGGCCAGCACCAGTGGCGTTTCTTCTGAGATGCTGGCCGGTGGACCTGTTGAAGTTGGTTCCTTGCCTGCTGGTGAGAGGGTGTCTCGGCCCGAAG CTGCTGTGCCCGGATATCAGCACCCAAGTGAAGCCATGAATGCCCACACACCCCagttcttcatctataaaattgacGCATCTAACCGAGAACAGCGGCTAGAGGACAAAG GAGACACCCCCCTGGAGCTGGGTGAGGACTGCAGCCTGGCGCTAGTCTGGCGGAACAACGAGCGCCTGCAGGAGTTCGTGTTGGTAGCGTCCAAGGAGCTGGAGTGTGCTGAGGATCCAGGCTCTGCTGGGGAGGCTGCCCGCGCTGGCCACTTCACTCTGGACCAGTGCCTGAACCTCTTCACCCGGCCTGAGGTGCTGGCACCCGAGGAGGCTTG GTACTGCCCGCAGTGTAAACAACACCGAGAGGCCTCCAAGCAGCTGCTGCTGTGGCGCCTTCCTAACATACTCATTGTGCAGCTCAAGCGCTTCTCCTTTCGGAGTTTCATCTGGCGTGACAAGATCAATGACTTGGTGGAGTTCCCTGTTCG GAACCTGGACCTGAGCAAGTTCTGCATCGGTCAGAAGGAGGAACAGCTGCCTAGCTACGACCTGTACGCCGTCATCAACCACTACGGAGGCATGATCGGCGGCCACTACACCGCCTGTGCGCGCCTGCCCAATGACCGCAGCAGCCAGCGCAGCGACGTGG GCTGGCGCCTGTTTGACGACAGCACGGTGACAACAGTAGACGAGAGCCAGGTCGTGACGCGTTATGCCTATGTACTCTTCTACCGCCGGCGGAACTCTCCTGTGGAGAGGCCCCCCAGGGCAGGTCACTCTGAGCACCACCCAGACCTAGGCCCTGCAGCCGAGGCTGCTGCCAGCCAG GCTTCCCGGATTTGGCAGGAGCTGGAGGCCGAGGAGGAACCGGTACCCGAGGGGCCTGTGCCCCTGGGTCCCTGGGGGCCCCAAGACTGGGTGGGCCCCCCACCACGTGGCCCTACCACACCAGATGAGGGCTGCCTCCGGTACTTTGTTCTGGGCACCGTGGCAGCTTTGGTGGCCCTCGTGCTCAACGTGTTCTATCCTCTGGTATCCCAGAGTCGCTGGAGATGA